The Pseudobdellovibrionaceae bacterium genome contains a region encoding:
- a CDS encoding YicC family protein has product MKSMTGYGHGKVQTLESLIEVSVRSVNGRFLEPRFHLPREYIAFEGELKKILQKNFSRGTMDVYVLRRVRWDQVESKVVVQNSLVKEYDKALRQIAKSLKTKFEPSVEAMARMPDVLKIETQDHVSSSEKKALLKAMETACAACVTERTREGASLKHDMEKSLKALENLVGEIMKVREEVNKGLQAKVEQKLKSRFQGGELDPARLSQEVVFLLDKSDINEELVRLKEHTKNYRALLSTPGSLGKKLDFYTQELLREVNTIGSKSSVSQLTQNVVEAKTLIERLREQVQNIE; this is encoded by the coding sequence ATGAAAAGCATGACCGGTTACGGCCATGGGAAGGTTCAAACACTCGAAAGCCTCATTGAGGTTTCGGTCCGCTCGGTGAACGGCCGCTTCTTGGAGCCGCGTTTTCACCTGCCCCGCGAGTACATCGCGTTCGAAGGCGAGCTCAAAAAGATCCTGCAGAAAAACTTCAGCCGCGGCACCATGGACGTTTACGTTCTTCGGCGCGTGCGTTGGGATCAGGTCGAATCCAAAGTCGTCGTCCAGAACTCGCTGGTGAAAGAGTACGACAAGGCCTTGCGTCAGATCGCGAAGTCGCTGAAGACGAAGTTCGAACCCAGCGTCGAGGCGATGGCCCGCATGCCCGACGTGCTTAAAATCGAAACTCAAGACCACGTCAGCTCGTCCGAGAAAAAAGCGCTCCTGAAGGCGATGGAGACCGCCTGCGCGGCCTGCGTGACCGAGCGCACGCGCGAAGGCGCTTCGCTCAAACACGACATGGAAAAGTCGCTGAAGGCGCTGGAAAACCTGGTCGGCGAAATCATGAAGGTGCGCGAAGAGGTCAACAAGGGCCTGCAGGCGAAGGTCGAGCAGAAGCTGAAAAGCCGCTTCCAGGGCGGGGAGCTCGATCCGGCGCGCCTCAGCCAAGAGGTCGTTTTCCTGCTCGACAAGTCGGACATCAACGAGGAGCTCGTGCGCTTGAAAGAGCACACCAAGAACTACCGCGCGCTGCTCAGCACGCCGGGCTCACTCGGTAAGAAATTGGATTTCTACACTCAGGAACTTTTGCGTGAAGTGAATACGATCGGGTCGAAGTCGAGCGTGTCACAGCTGACGCAAAACGTGGTGGAAGCGAAAACCCTCATCGAACGGCTTCGGGAACAGGTGCAGAACATCGAATGA
- a CDS encoding DUF4421 family protein translates to MVVLRLLAALFCLHAATAHAKSYEDIKGNPLSVKLGISIPSLNMELRERHIAQLDALEYVPHTRSSTYLSVAYDWWGFSVSSVNATADEDDRMKGKSKAQDWQFRFNFEKTSYEFFYQNYQGYFLEDHPSQPRAVNAPYLQFPDMRTEHFGANFLYNWNPDDFSIAAVMDQTERQNHSSWAWLLGASVHGMRFANPTSIVPTALQSTFGEFNNVRSGRLYSTLAGAGLGGTWVPAEKFYVSGLAVVYFGVEKQSIESTTEDYEYFGTTSKIHMKMSVGYNGDQWVSGVQANSDAAKYNVRNAEMNFMNMAIQLFVGRRFDL, encoded by the coding sequence GTGGTCGTCCTTCGATTACTTGCCGCGCTTTTTTGTTTGCACGCCGCCACGGCGCACGCGAAATCCTACGAAGACATCAAGGGGAACCCGCTTTCCGTGAAGCTCGGCATTTCGATCCCGAGCCTGAATATGGAATTGCGTGAGCGTCATATCGCGCAGCTCGACGCGCTCGAATACGTCCCCCATACGCGGTCGTCGACTTATTTGTCGGTGGCTTACGATTGGTGGGGCTTCAGCGTTTCCAGCGTCAACGCCACCGCGGACGAAGATGATCGCATGAAGGGGAAATCCAAGGCGCAAGATTGGCAATTCCGTTTCAATTTCGAAAAGACAAGTTACGAATTCTTCTACCAAAATTATCAGGGCTATTTTCTAGAAGACCATCCGTCGCAGCCGCGCGCGGTGAACGCGCCTTATCTTCAATTTCCGGATATGCGGACCGAACACTTCGGAGCGAACTTTCTTTACAATTGGAATCCGGACGACTTTTCGATCGCGGCCGTGATGGATCAAACCGAGCGGCAGAATCACAGCTCGTGGGCGTGGCTGTTGGGGGCTTCCGTGCACGGCATGCGCTTCGCGAATCCGACGTCGATCGTGCCCACCGCGTTGCAATCCACCTTTGGTGAATTCAATAACGTTCGCTCGGGGCGCCTTTATTCGACCCTGGCTGGGGCGGGCTTGGGCGGGACGTGGGTCCCGGCGGAAAAATTCTACGTTTCGGGGCTCGCGGTCGTCTATTTCGGCGTCGAGAAACAAAGCATCGAGTCGACGACGGAAGACTACGAATACTTCGGTACGACATCGAAAATTCACATGAAGATGAGCGTCGGCTACAACGGTGATCAATGGGTCAGCGGGGTACAGGCGAACTCCGATGCGGCGAAATATAATGTCCGTAACGCTGAAATGAATTTTATGAACATGGCGATCCAGCTCTTCGTGGGGCGTAGATTTGACCTTTAG
- the miaA gene encoding tRNA (adenosine(37)-N6)-dimethylallyltransferase MiaA — protein sequence MKVVFWVGATGTGKTARALDNAELHHADILNADSVQMYEGVDIGSAKPTAEERARAPHFLFDLVKYPEVLTAGDYNRHFFELLNQHRPQRRPQFVVGGTGFYFQAIEKGILEIPKANPETAKRLEAEIAEPGGEAKLHQRLQALDPVAGARIHARDHYRVVRALDIIEATGQSLTSLLEAHKNSGPRFPDPLLKLGLRMEREEHLQILRERTRRMLQDGWLDEVQGLIGKGQGEWEPLGAVGYRECVQFLRGEFPREELEDRIVQSTSRLAKKQRTWFQKDPEIRWFHPSQKSEIADAVAAFLG from the coding sequence GTGAAGGTGGTCTTCTGGGTGGGCGCGACGGGAACCGGCAAGACGGCCCGTGCGCTCGACAATGCCGAACTTCATCACGCGGACATCCTGAACGCCGACAGCGTGCAGATGTACGAGGGCGTCGATATCGGCTCGGCGAAACCCACCGCGGAAGAGCGCGCCCGCGCGCCGCATTTCCTGTTTGATCTCGTGAAGTACCCCGAGGTTTTGACCGCCGGGGACTACAACCGCCATTTCTTCGAGTTGCTCAATCAACACCGGCCGCAGCGGCGTCCGCAGTTCGTCGTCGGCGGCACCGGCTTCTATTTTCAGGCGATCGAAAAGGGGATTCTCGAGATCCCGAAAGCGAATCCCGAAACGGCGAAACGCCTGGAGGCCGAAATCGCCGAACCCGGCGGCGAGGCGAAGCTGCATCAAAGACTGCAAGCCCTTGATCCCGTGGCGGGGGCGCGGATTCATGCGCGCGATCATTACCGGGTCGTGCGCGCCCTCGACATCATCGAGGCGACGGGCCAAAGCCTGACGTCACTTTTAGAGGCGCACAAAAATTCGGGCCCGCGCTTTCCCGATCCGCTTTTGAAGCTGGGCTTACGGATGGAGCGTGAAGAGCACCTCCAAATTCTGCGTGAACGCACGCGCCGGATGCTTCAAGACGGATGGCTGGATGAGGTTCAAGGCTTGATCGGCAAAGGTCAGGGCGAATGGGAGCCGCTCGGGGCGGTCGGCTACCGGGAATGTGTCCAATTTTTGCGCGGCGAGTTCCCCCGAGAAGAGCTCGAGGATCGCATCGTGCAGTCGACCTCGCGCCTGGCCAAAAAGCAGCGCACTTGGTTTCAAAAAGACCCCGAAATCCGCTGGTTTCACCCCTCCCAGAAGAGTGAAATTGCGGATGCCGTGGCCGCCTTTTTGGGATGA
- the gmk gene encoding guanylate kinase: MKANLIIVAAPSGAGKSSFVERICREEPRLVDTVTYTTRSMRRGESQGHPYHFVSKSEFEALIDRNFFVEWAFVHNNMYGTPLNQLEEAWKSGKAVIMDVDIQGAATFRAKFPDQAAGIFILPPSLDELERRIVKRDGQRPSDLDVRLKNAQIETAKAHEFDYQVVNDDFERSYAEFKKIVEDLLKPR; this comes from the coding sequence ATGAAGGCGAATCTCATCATCGTGGCCGCCCCGTCGGGCGCCGGGAAATCCAGTTTTGTCGAACGTATCTGTCGGGAAGAGCCCCGGTTGGTGGATACCGTCACTTACACCACGCGCTCGATGCGCCGGGGGGAAAGTCAGGGGCATCCCTACCACTTCGTTTCGAAGTCCGAGTTCGAGGCGTTGATCGACCGCAACTTCTTCGTCGAGTGGGCCTTTGTTCACAACAATATGTACGGGACCCCGCTGAACCAGCTGGAAGAGGCTTGGAAGTCGGGGAAGGCCGTCATCATGGATGTCGACATCCAGGGCGCCGCGACCTTCCGCGCGAAGTTCCCGGACCAGGCGGCGGGGATCTTCATTTTGCCTCCGAGTTTAGATGAATTGGAGCGCCGCATCGTAAAGCGGGATGGCCAACGCCCCTCGGATCTGGACGTCCGCCTGAAGAATGCGCAGATTGAAACCGCAAAAGCCCATGAGTTCGATTACCAGGTCGTGAATGACGACTTCGAGCGCTCCTATGCGGAGTTCAAGAAAATCGTTGAGGATTTGCTGAAACCCCGGTAA
- the mutL gene encoding DNA mismatch repair endonuclease MutL: protein MKSTTELHRVLALPETVIDQIAAGEVVERPSHLVKELVENSLDAGATSVTVDVFEGGRGVSVKDNGHGIHRDDLALILKRHTTSKIKSAEDLWKLSSFGFRGEALSSISAVSKLRVLSKRQGAKEAYQIEAHFGKEQPFDSVSHDVGTTIEVRELFANLPARLKFLKSGSAEVSAIRQMVKSIALVNPTIEFRFRVEGELDFYVAAAKDFFERVQMVLGEDRLCHTLAERDGMSLELVFSDPHLVQKTSRALWFFVQGRPVQDKSLQAAIVEAYRGTLMHGEYPMAVLKLNVPTDEVDVNIHPTKSQVKFLKPNLIFSFVHHALRRGLEEHLKPRNQVRVDAPEIPQTLAFDSAELSRVQYQTKDLHSPLKVSDEPLFAKPAMSGARASQPNFAPGAPQSGAPEPGASAPSAVTPATSGFASVDMIVESVPSAAHSTVSSSALQPGALQSSVPQPTAIAPAPAKAAGTWARLQVLAQAHLTYLVCQSDQGLCLVDQHAAHERVLFETLHRAWQDGKGTAQPLLFPLAVDLSPEQIEALELVKDGFKKMGLQWEGLGPGTIGIVQIPELVKEAALPQLLKKIADDILRQGGSFEFEKAVHEILSTMACHSAIRAGQALSSNEMRALLEQMDEFPFSQFCPHGRPVSVRWSVEELEREFGRRK from the coding sequence ATGAAGAGCACCACCGAACTCCACCGAGTCCTGGCTTTACCGGAAACCGTCATCGATCAAATCGCCGCTGGCGAAGTCGTCGAGCGTCCTTCGCACCTGGTGAAAGAGCTGGTCGAAAATAGCCTTGATGCGGGCGCCACCTCGGTCACCGTGGATGTTTTCGAAGGCGGACGTGGCGTTTCGGTGAAAGATAACGGCCACGGCATTCACCGCGACGATCTGGCGTTGATCTTAAAGCGACATACGACCTCGAAAATCAAAAGTGCCGAAGATCTTTGGAAGCTTTCGAGCTTCGGTTTTCGCGGCGAGGCGCTCAGCTCGATCTCGGCCGTTTCGAAGTTGCGGGTTTTGTCCAAACGTCAGGGCGCGAAAGAGGCCTACCAGATCGAGGCGCACTTCGGAAAAGAGCAGCCCTTCGATAGCGTGTCGCACGACGTGGGCACCACGATCGAGGTGCGCGAGCTCTTCGCGAATTTGCCCGCGCGTCTGAAGTTTCTGAAATCGGGTTCGGCCGAGGTTTCGGCGATTCGGCAGATGGTGAAATCCATCGCGCTCGTGAATCCCACCATCGAATTCCGTTTCCGCGTGGAAGGGGAGCTTGATTTCTACGTCGCCGCCGCGAAGGATTTCTTCGAACGCGTGCAGATGGTGCTCGGCGAGGATCGTCTGTGCCATACCCTGGCCGAGCGCGACGGCATGTCGCTGGAGCTCGTGTTCTCGGACCCGCATCTGGTGCAGAAAACCAGTCGGGCCCTGTGGTTTTTCGTGCAGGGGCGCCCCGTGCAAGACAAATCCCTGCAGGCCGCGATCGTCGAGGCTTACCGCGGAACGCTTATGCATGGCGAGTATCCGATGGCGGTCTTGAAGTTGAACGTTCCCACCGACGAGGTGGACGTGAACATTCACCCCACGAAATCCCAGGTGAAATTCCTGAAGCCCAACTTGATTTTCAGCTTCGTCCACCACGCGCTTCGCCGCGGTCTGGAAGAGCATCTGAAGCCGCGCAACCAGGTCCGCGTGGACGCACCTGAGATTCCGCAGACCCTCGCTTTCGACTCGGCGGAACTTTCGCGCGTGCAGTACCAGACGAAGGATCTGCACTCGCCGCTGAAGGTGTCGGACGAGCCCCTCTTTGCGAAACCCGCCATGTCCGGCGCCCGCGCCTCGCAACCGAATTTTGCGCCGGGGGCGCCGCAGTCGGGGGCGCCTGAGCCGGGGGCTTCGGCCCCATCGGCCGTGACCCCCGCGACGTCCGGCTTCGCGAGTGTCGACATGATCGTCGAGTCCGTGCCGAGCGCTGCGCACTCGACGGTCTCGTCGTCCGCGCTTCAGCCGGGGGCGCTTCAGTCGTCCGTGCCCCAGCCGACGGCCATCGCGCCGGCTCCCGCCAAGGCTGCGGGCACCTGGGCACGGCTTCAGGTCTTGGCCCAAGCGCATCTGACCTATCTCGTTTGCCAAAGCGATCAGGGACTGTGCCTGGTCGATCAACACGCGGCCCACGAGCGCGTTCTGTTCGAAACCCTGCACCGCGCGTGGCAGGACGGGAAGGGAACGGCGCAACCGCTTTTGTTCCCGCTGGCGGTGGATCTGTCGCCCGAGCAGATCGAAGCGCTCGAACTCGTGAAGGACGGCTTCAAAAAAATGGGGCTGCAGTGGGAGGGACTCGGACCCGGAACGATCGGCATCGTGCAGATCCCCGAACTCGTGAAAGAGGCCGCGCTCCCGCAGCTGCTCAAAAAAATCGCCGACGATATTCTGCGCCAGGGCGGCTCGTTCGAATTCGAAAAAGCCGTGCACGAGATCCTTTCGACGATGGCCTGCCATTCGGCGATCCGCGCGGGACAGGCGCTGAGCTCGAACGAGATGCGCGCGCTGCTGGAGCAGATGGACGAGTTTCCGTTTTCGCAGTTCTGCCCGCACGGTCGCCCGGTGTCGGTGCGCTGGAGCGTGGAAGAACTCGAACGTGAGTTCGGGCGCCGCAAGTGA
- a CDS encoding single-stranded DNA-binding protein, translated as MSGVNKVILVGRLGADPELKSVGQGQSVARLSLATSEQWTGKDGQRQERTEWHRVVVWGRQAENCGKHLSKGRQVYVEGRLQTRQWEDQQGQKRYTTEIVANTVQFLGGGAGADRGGSSGYDNEYGGGGQGGGSSSQDFGPEPSFDSSDEIPF; from the coding sequence ATGTCGGGAGTTAACAAAGTCATTCTGGTCGGTCGTTTGGGCGCGGACCCGGAACTGAAAAGCGTCGGCCAAGGCCAAAGCGTCGCGCGTCTGTCGCTGGCGACCAGCGAACAGTGGACCGGTAAAGACGGTCAACGCCAAGAGCGCACCGAATGGCACCGCGTGGTCGTTTGGGGACGCCAAGCCGAGAACTGCGGCAAGCACCTTTCGAAAGGCCGTCAGGTTTACGTCGAAGGTCGCCTGCAAACTCGCCAGTGGGAAGACCAACAAGGTCAAAAGCGTTACACCACCGAGATCGTGGCGAACACGGTTCAATTCCTCGGCGGCGGCGCCGGCGCGGATCGCGGCGGATCTTCGGGTTACGATAATGAGTACGGCGGTGGCGGACAAGGTGGCGGCTCGAGCTCGCAAGACTTTGGCCCGGAACCTTCGTTCGATTCGTCGGACGAGATTCCGTTCTAA
- the rpoZ gene encoding DNA-directed RNA polymerase subunit omega, with the protein MARVTVEDCLDKVPNRFALVLLVAKRAKQLMKGAELTVATKGNKMIVGSLREVASGNVIFDHNPSHGPTVEQIEKDLNK; encoded by the coding sequence ATGGCTCGTGTCACGGTTGAAGATTGCTTGGACAAAGTTCCGAATCGTTTCGCACTGGTTCTGCTCGTCGCGAAGCGCGCGAAGCAACTCATGAAGGGTGCTGAACTCACCGTGGCCACCAAAGGGAACAAGATGATCGTCGGGTCACTCCGCGAAGTCGCCTCGGGCAACGTGATCTTCGATCACAACCCCTCGCACGGTCCGACCGTCGAGCAGATCGAAAAAGACCTGAACAAGTAA
- the dut gene encoding dUTP diphosphatase, whose amino-acid sequence MQTFAMKVKTWPHFRGEAPKYQTALASGFDVRAQLDAPMVVKPLERVLVPTGLSFEIPEGFEIQARPRSGLAIKQGLTLLNTPGTIDADYRGEVKIIIINLSQEAVTIQDQDRIAQLVLCPVYQAEFQFVEELSETVRGAGGFGSTGVATTPSV is encoded by the coding sequence CTGCAAACCTTCGCGATGAAAGTGAAGACCTGGCCGCATTTCCGGGGGGAGGCGCCGAAGTACCAGACGGCGTTGGCTTCGGGCTTTGACGTGCGCGCGCAGCTGGATGCCCCCATGGTCGTGAAACCTCTCGAGCGGGTGTTGGTGCCCACGGGACTCAGCTTCGAGATCCCCGAGGGCTTCGAGATCCAGGCGCGCCCGCGCTCGGGTTTGGCGATCAAGCAGGGGCTGACGCTTTTGAATACGCCCGGCACCATCGACGCCGACTACCGCGGCGAAGTGAAGATCATCATCATCAATCTGAGCCAAGAGGCCGTTACCATCCAGGACCAAGACCGGATCGCGCAGCTCGTGCTGTGCCCCGTTTACCAGGCCGAGTTCCAGTTCGTGGAAGAGCTGTCGGAGACGGTTCGCGGCGCGGGTGGCTTCGGGTCCACCGGAGTGGCGACGACGCCTTCGGTGTAG
- a CDS encoding SGNH/GDSL hydrolase family protein: MSRRNLALLIFSFALIAGCQKNSKNQEINPPRRGGGPTEQKPAPVTRALIFGDSLAYGFGAKSPDVTPAGCLKKITGAESVVRAVPGATTHDIVAQIKAATGEAAAIVFLSAGGNDVLEDVLGSGFTAEESVRNFETIATELTARKIKVVYLLAQPPAESAARMARLGRMAETAGFLVFDGMKGFWGDKELMSDRLHPNDKGYATMCERLVTALNPKKD, translated from the coding sequence ATGTCGCGCCGAAATCTCGCCCTGCTGATTTTCTCATTCGCCCTGATCGCGGGCTGCCAGAAAAACTCTAAAAACCAAGAGATCAATCCTCCCCGACGCGGCGGCGGACCGACGGAACAAAAACCGGCGCCCGTCACTCGCGCGTTGATCTTCGGCGATAGCCTGGCGTACGGTTTCGGCGCAAAGTCCCCTGATGTCACGCCCGCCGGCTGCTTGAAGAAAATCACGGGCGCCGAGTCCGTCGTGCGCGCCGTCCCGGGCGCGACCACTCACGATATCGTCGCGCAAATCAAGGCCGCGACCGGCGAAGCGGCGGCGATCGTCTTTTTGAGTGCGGGCGGCAACGACGTTTTGGAAGACGTGCTCGGCTCGGGCTTCACCGCCGAAGAGTCGGTTCGCAATTTCGAAACGATCGCCACGGAGCTCACGGCCCGTAAGATCAAGGTGGTTTATTTGCTGGCACAGCCCCCGGCCGAAAGCGCCGCCCGCATGGCGCGACTGGGCCGCATGGCCGAAACCGCGGGTTTTCTGGTCTTCGATGGCATGAAAGGCTTCTGGGGCGATAAAGAGCTGATGAGCGATCGCCTGCATCCGAACGACAAAGGCTACGCCACGATGTGCGAACGCCTGGTCACGGCCCTCAATCCCAAGAAGGACTGA
- a CDS encoding translation initiation factor yields the protein MSSNKTKTGQGLGSLGSLTGNTGLVWSNDPKDQAKIAAAAQKKPGNVPEKMIQPGSFTAVFRIEKGGRGGKTVTVIDQLPRHETFLKELCKELKNKCGTGGTFEVESDRGFIEIQGDKRDQIKQIFEKKGFRFKGM from the coding sequence ATGTCTTCGAATAAAACGAAAACCGGACAGGGCTTGGGAAGCCTCGGATCGCTGACCGGGAATACGGGGCTCGTGTGGTCGAACGATCCGAAGGATCAGGCGAAGATCGCGGCGGCGGCGCAGAAAAAGCCGGGGAACGTTCCCGAGAAGATGATTCAGCCCGGTTCGTTCACGGCCGTCTTTCGGATCGAAAAGGGTGGGCGGGGCGGGAAGACCGTCACGGTCATCGACCAGCTCCCGCGGCATGAGACTTTTTTGAAAGAGCTGTGCAAGGAACTGAAGAATAAGTGCGGCACGGGCGGCACTTTCGAGGTCGAATCCGATCGCGGTTTCATCGAGATTCAGGGCGACAAGCGCGACCAAATCAAACAGATCTTCGAGAAGAAGGGCTTTCGGTTTAAAGGGATGTGA
- a CDS encoding polyprenol monophosphomannose synthase has translation MKSLILVPTYNERENIQPLMKAVLDVNPEVHILVIDDSSPDGTGELVKAEAAKDPRIHLLSRAQKQGLGRAYIAGFKWGLEKNYDTLVEMDADFSHRPEDLKLILAKFQPGVDFVIGSRYVPGGRTVNWGLLRKIISRGGSLYSRLILGYPVNDWTGGFNAWTRRALDVIQLDRVTSNGYSFQIELKYRALRGGCKGVESPIVFEDRRVGQSKMSLNIVLEAFYKVWQIRWSST, from the coding sequence ATGAAAAGCCTGATCCTGGTGCCGACCTACAATGAACGCGAGAACATCCAGCCGCTGATGAAAGCGGTGCTCGACGTGAATCCCGAAGTTCACATTTTGGTGATCGACGACAGCTCACCCGACGGCACGGGAGAGCTCGTGAAAGCCGAGGCCGCGAAGGATCCGCGCATTCATTTGCTCTCGCGCGCGCAGAAACAAGGTTTGGGCCGCGCGTACATCGCGGGATTCAAATGGGGCCTTGAGAAAAACTACGACACGCTCGTCGAAATGGACGCGGATTTTTCCCACCGACCGGAAGATCTGAAGCTCATCCTCGCGAAGTTCCAACCCGGCGTCGACTTCGTGATCGGCTCGCGCTACGTCCCCGGCGGACGAACGGTGAACTGGGGACTCCTGCGCAAAATCATCTCGCGCGGAGGCAGTCTTTATTCGCGCCTCATTTTGGGTTATCCGGTGAATGATTGGACCGGCGGGTTCAATGCGTGGACCCGTCGCGCGCTCGACGTGATCCAACTCGACCGGGTCACCTCGAACGGTTACAGCTTCCAGATCGAACTCAAGTACCGCGCGCTTCGTGGCGGTTGCAAGGGCGTCGAATCACCCATCGTTTTCGAAGATCGTCGCGTGGGGCAGTCGAAGATGTCTTTGAACATCGTCCTTGAGGCCTTCTACAAGGTCTGGCAGATCCGCTGGAGCTCCACCTGA
- a CDS encoding bifunctional (p)ppGpp synthetase/guanosine-3',5'-bis(diphosphate) 3'-pyrophosphohydrolase, whose amino-acid sequence MLDFAAGEKLPDKHIRSLEELCDKILAYHPQADLNVVRKAYDFSEKAHAGQIRRSGEAYISHPLSVAGILADLRLDLDSIITGLLHDTVEDTSVTIQDVKAEFGEAVSHLVDGVTKISKMNFKTSTERQGENIRKMIVAMGKDVRVILVKLCDRLHNMRTLNHMPYEKQARIALETLEIYAPLASRLGISSLKTELEDLSFRYYRPDQFYQLSQKVDLLEKDQARYIDDVKRIVSKELEGSGFRNFEVLGRSKHLWSIYRKMTNRNIDFEQVNDVLAFRVIVDTISQCYEVLGHVHSIWKPIPGRFKDFIAMPKANDYQSLHTTVVGPGGERIEIQIRTKQMNLIAERGIAAHWKYKERGKVDDETSQKFDWLRDLLNWQSTVRDADELLDTVKTDLFESEIYVFTPKGDVKEFPDGATPLDFAYSVHTDVGHKCVGARINGKMVPLKYRLKNGDSVEIVTSNTQAPSKDWLKMCVTNRAKSKIRAFVKEEQRKRSLILGKELVDREFRKFGAAASRYVGKGEEWAALLKDFGLHNDDEVFVRVGYGKMEPKHILERLAPELKNLDVKPKEESEPSFMQKVLKNAQAKSKKSGSLISVSGMDDVLVYYAKCCNPIPGDGIVGFITRGRGITVHRSDCRKAFEFDQDRRVDVAWTQKSAEGDAERLVKIQVFSQNVQGLLKLMSEAFSAQGMNIQNVNARTTRDQKAIATFEVTVRNTEQLNNVILGLQKIKGVLGVSRVTDT is encoded by the coding sequence ATGCTCGATTTCGCGGCCGGGGAGAAACTCCCCGACAAACATATCCGAAGCTTGGAAGAGCTTTGCGACAAAATTCTCGCCTACCATCCGCAAGCGGACCTCAACGTCGTCCGCAAGGCCTATGACTTTTCCGAAAAAGCCCATGCCGGACAGATTCGCCGCAGCGGTGAAGCCTACATCTCCCATCCGCTGAGTGTCGCGGGCATCCTGGCGGATCTGCGTTTGGATCTGGATTCGATCATCACCGGGCTTTTGCACGATACGGTCGAAGACACGAGCGTCACCATCCAAGACGTGAAGGCCGAGTTCGGCGAGGCCGTCTCGCACTTGGTGGACGGGGTCACGAAGATCTCGAAGATGAATTTCAAAACGAGCACCGAGCGCCAAGGCGAGAACATCCGCAAGATGATCGTCGCCATGGGAAAAGACGTGCGCGTGATCCTGGTGAAGCTGTGCGATCGTCTGCACAACATGCGGACGCTGAATCACATGCCCTACGAGAAACAGGCCCGCATCGCGCTCGAGACGCTTGAGATCTACGCGCCCTTGGCGAGTCGTCTCGGTATCAGCTCGCTGAAGACCGAACTCGAAGATCTGTCGTTCCGTTACTATCGGCCCGACCAGTTCTACCAGCTCTCGCAAAAAGTCGATCTTTTGGAAAAAGACCAAGCTCGCTACATCGACGACGTCAAACGTATCGTCTCGAAAGAGCTGGAGGGTTCGGGGTTCCGGAACTTCGAAGTGCTGGGCCGTTCGAAGCACTTGTGGTCGATCTACCGGAAGATGACGAACCGGAACATCGACTTCGAGCAGGTGAACGACGTCCTCGCGTTCCGGGTCATCGTGGATACCATCAGCCAGTGCTACGAAGTCCTCGGTCACGTCCACTCGATCTGGAAACCGATCCCCGGGCGTTTCAAGGACTTCATCGCCATGCCCAAGGCCAACGACTACCAGTCGCTTCACACCACGGTCGTGGGCCCCGGCGGGGAGCGGATCGAAATTCAGATCCGCACCAAGCAGATGAACTTGATCGCCGAGCGCGGGATCGCCGCGCACTGGAAGTACAAAGAGCGCGGCAAAGTCGACGATGAGACCTCGCAGAAATTCGATTGGCTGCGCGATCTGTTGAACTGGCAGTCCACCGTGCGCGACGCGGATGAGCTTCTCGATACGGTGAAGACCGATCTTTTCGAGAGCGAGATTTACGTCTTCACGCCGAAAGGCGACGTCAAAGAGTTCCCGGACGGGGCGACGCCGCTGGATTTTGCCTACTCGGTCCACACCGATGTCGGTCACAAATGCGTGGGCGCGCGGATCAACGGCAAGATGGTGCCGCTGAAGTACCGTTTGAAGAACGGGGACTCGGTCGAAATCGTGACCTCCAATACGCAGGCGCCGTCGAAGGACTGGCTCAAGATGTGCGTCACGAACCGGGCCAAATCCAAAATTCGCGCCTTCGTGAAGGAAGAGCAGCGCAAACGTTCGCTGATTCTGGGCAAGGAATTGGTGGACCGCGAATTCCGCAAATTCGGCGCGGCCGCGTCCCGCTACGTCGGCAAGGGCGAGGAGTGGGCGGCGTTACTTAAGGATTTCGGCCTGCATAACGACGATGAAGTTTTCGTGCGCGTCGGCTACGGCAAAATGGAACCGAAGCACATCCTCGAACGTTTGGCGCCCGAGCTGAAGAACCTCGACGTCAAACCGAAGGAAGAATCCGAACCTTCCTTCATGCAAAAGGTGCTGAAGAACGCGCAGGCGAAATCCAAGAAGTCGGGCTCGCTGATCTCGGTCTCGGGGATGGACGACGTTCTGGTGTACTACGCGAAGTGCTGCAACCCCATTCCGGGCGACGGGATCGTGGGCTTCATCACGCGCGGCCGCGGGATCACGGTGCACCGCTCGGACTGCCGCAAGGCCTTCGAGTTCGACCAGGATCGTCGCGTCGACGTCGCGTGGACGCAGAAATCCGCCGAGGGCGATGCCGAACGTCTGGTGAAGATCCAGGTGTTCTCGCAGAACGTGCAGGGGCTTTTGAAACTCATGTCCGAGGCCTTCTCGGCGCAGGGGATGAACATCCAAAACGTGAACGCGCGTACGACCCGCGACCAGAAGGCGATTGCGACCTTCGAGGTCACCGTGCGCAATACCGAGCAGCTGAACAACGTGATCTTGGGCCTACAGAAGATCAAAGGCGTTCTCGGCGTCAGTCGCGTCACGGACACTTAA